From Chiloscyllium punctatum isolate Juve2018m chromosome 39, sChiPun1.3, whole genome shotgun sequence, one genomic window encodes:
- the dcxr gene encoding L-xylulose reductase isoform X2, protein MEQTLAHKRALVTGAGKGIGRATAKALLECGAEVIALSRTQSDLDSLVQECPKMLTICVDISNWEATENALKDVGRIDLLVNNAAVAVLQPFLSVTEDAFDKVFDVNVKALMHVAQIIAKGMMCRGEGGSIVNISSQASKCALRDHAVYCASKGAVDMLTKVMALELGPHKIRANAINPTVVMTAMGRIGWSDPAKAAGMLSRIPLHRFAEEEDVVNAIIFLLSDRSAMINGVTLPVDGGFLSS, encoded by the exons ATGGAGCAGACTCTCGCCCATAAACGAGCGCTGGTTACGGGCGCTGGGAAAG GCATTGGAAGAGCCACTGCTAAGGCCCTACTAGAATGTGGTGCAGAAGTTATTGCGTTAAGCAGGACACAATCTGATTTGGATAGCCTTGTTCAGGAG TGCCCTAAGATGTTGACTATTTGTGTGGACATCAGTAACTGGGAAGCCACCGAAAATGCTCTGAAGGATGTAGGCCGTATAGACCTTTTAGTGAACAATGCTGCAGTTGCCGTTTTGCAGCCCTTCCTAAGTGTCACAGAGGATGCATTTGATAA AGTGTTTGATGTTAATGTGAAAGCGCTAATGCATGTTGCACAG ATAATTGCAAAGGGGATGATGTGTCGTGGAGAAGGTGGTTCTATTGTGAATATCTCCAGCCAGGCATCCAAGTGTGCTTTGAGAGATCATGCTGTATACT GTGCCTCAAAAGGAGCTGTGGACATGTTAACAAAAGTGATGGCACTTGAGTTGGGACCACACAAG ATCCGAGCGAATGCAATAAATCCCACCGTAGTGATGACTGCAATGGGTCGGATTGGATGGAGTGACCCAGCAAAAGCAGCAGGAATGTTGTCTCGTATCCCATTGCATAGGTTTGCAG AGGAAGAAGATGTGGTGAATGCAATAATTTTCCTCCTCAGTGACAGAAGTGCAATGATAAATGGAGTGACTTTGCCTGTGGACGGAGGATTTCTTTCTTCATGA
- the dcxr gene encoding L-xylulose reductase isoform X1, which yields MEQTLAHKRALVTGAGKGIGRATAKALLECGAEVIALSRTQSDLDSLVQECPKMLTICVDISNWEATENALKDVGRIDLLVNNAAVAVLQPFLSVTEDAFDKVFDVNVKALMHVAQIIAKGMMCRGEGGSIVNISSQASKCALRDHAVYCASKGAVDMLTKVMALELGPHKIRANAINPTVVMTAMGRIGWSDPAKAAGMLSRIPLHRFAGRKFAFHSQMMSKSLSLLLP from the exons ATGGAGCAGACTCTCGCCCATAAACGAGCGCTGGTTACGGGCGCTGGGAAAG GCATTGGAAGAGCCACTGCTAAGGCCCTACTAGAATGTGGTGCAGAAGTTATTGCGTTAAGCAGGACACAATCTGATTTGGATAGCCTTGTTCAGGAG TGCCCTAAGATGTTGACTATTTGTGTGGACATCAGTAACTGGGAAGCCACCGAAAATGCTCTGAAGGATGTAGGCCGTATAGACCTTTTAGTGAACAATGCTGCAGTTGCCGTTTTGCAGCCCTTCCTAAGTGTCACAGAGGATGCATTTGATAA AGTGTTTGATGTTAATGTGAAAGCGCTAATGCATGTTGCACAG ATAATTGCAAAGGGGATGATGTGTCGTGGAGAAGGTGGTTCTATTGTGAATATCTCCAGCCAGGCATCCAAGTGTGCTTTGAGAGATCATGCTGTATACT GTGCCTCAAAAGGAGCTGTGGACATGTTAACAAAAGTGATGGCACTTGAGTTGGGACCACACAAG ATCCGAGCGAATGCAATAAATCCCACCGTAGTGATGACTGCAATGGGTCGGATTGGATGGAGTGACCCAGCAAAAGCAGCAGGAATGTTGTCTCGTATCCCATTGCATAGGTTTGCAG GAAGGAAGTTTGCATTTCACTCGCAGATGATGAGCAAAAGTCTGTCCCTTTTATTACCTTAA